One segment of Burkholderia multivorans ATCC BAA-247 DNA contains the following:
- a CDS encoding ferredoxin--NADP reductase has translation MSKYDTAIVQSVHHWTDTLFSFTCTREPSLRFNNGEFTMVGLEVDGKPLARAYSIVSPNYEEHLEFFSIKVQDGPLTSRLQHLKVGDTVLIGKKPTGTLVVDNLLPGKTLWLLSTGTGLAPFMSIIRDPDIYDRFEKVVLTHTCRLKGELAYMDYIKHDLPGHEYLGDIIKEKLVYYPTVTREAFDNEGRITDLIASGKLFTDLGVAPFSPENDRVMLCGSTAMLKDTTALLKQAGLVEGKNNAPGHYVIERAFVD, from the coding sequence ATGAGCAAATACGACACCGCCATCGTCCAATCCGTCCATCACTGGACCGACACGCTTTTCAGCTTCACCTGCACCCGTGAGCCGAGCCTGCGCTTCAACAACGGCGAGTTCACGATGGTCGGCCTCGAGGTCGACGGCAAGCCGCTCGCGCGCGCCTACTCGATCGTGAGCCCGAACTACGAGGAGCACCTCGAATTCTTCAGCATCAAGGTCCAGGACGGCCCGCTGACGTCGCGCCTGCAGCACCTGAAGGTGGGCGACACGGTGCTGATCGGCAAGAAGCCGACCGGCACGCTCGTCGTCGACAACCTGCTGCCGGGCAAGACGCTGTGGCTGCTGTCGACGGGCACGGGCCTCGCGCCGTTCATGTCGATCATCCGCGATCCGGACATCTACGACCGCTTCGAGAAGGTCGTGCTGACGCACACCTGCCGCCTGAAGGGCGAGCTCGCGTACATGGACTACATCAAGCACGACCTGCCGGGCCACGAGTACCTCGGCGACATCATCAAGGAAAAGCTCGTCTACTACCCGACGGTCACGCGCGAAGCGTTCGACAACGAGGGCCGGATCACCGACCTGATCGCGTCGGGCAAGCTGTTCACCGATCTCGGCGTCGCGCCGTTCTCGCCGGAAAACGATCGCGTGATGCTGTGCGGCAGCACCGCGATGCTGAAGGACACGACCGCGCTGCTCAAGCAAGCCGGCCTCGTCGAAGGCAAGAACAACGCACCGGGCCACTACGTGATCGAGCGCGCTTTCGTCGACTGA
- the rqpS gene encoding quorum system sensor histidine kinase RqpS, protein MDTSLNAPHGAHAPFPSRLPAHGCAAATSADPIPKSDPCAQRIAVLSAQLLAADEAARRHLAGELHDGLGAELTAARFALANAQAWLPADAPEGCLRALELAQRALDAATDANRRLIDARAVPALDSGVVPALSAWIDGFAARTGLRTSFVCAADARVPHLAGDAALAIFRVAQEALSNVAKHARAASADVRIDADDTFLSLIVTDDGTGFARKRRAGYGLTGMQARCAAFGGGLDTTSGAAGRGTRVTAYFAWDALLGAPAAARFASLS, encoded by the coding sequence ATGGATACGTCGCTTAATGCGCCCCACGGCGCTCACGCCCCGTTCCCGTCGCGGCTGCCCGCGCATGGCTGCGCCGCCGCAACGTCGGCCGATCCCATCCCGAAATCCGATCCGTGCGCGCAGCGCATCGCGGTGCTGTCCGCGCAGCTGCTCGCCGCCGATGAAGCCGCGCGCCGCCATCTGGCCGGCGAGCTGCACGACGGCCTCGGCGCAGAACTCACCGCCGCGCGTTTCGCGCTCGCCAACGCCCAGGCGTGGCTGCCGGCCGACGCGCCGGAAGGCTGCCTGCGCGCGCTCGAACTCGCGCAGCGCGCGCTCGACGCGGCGACCGACGCGAACCGCCGGCTGATCGACGCACGCGCCGTGCCGGCGCTCGACAGCGGCGTCGTGCCCGCGCTGTCCGCGTGGATCGACGGCTTCGCGGCCCGTACCGGCCTGCGCACGAGCTTCGTCTGCGCGGCCGATGCGCGCGTGCCGCACCTCGCCGGCGACGCCGCGCTCGCGATCTTCCGCGTCGCGCAGGAAGCGCTGTCGAACGTCGCGAAGCACGCGCGCGCCGCCTCGGCCGACGTGCGGATCGACGCCGACGACACGTTCCTGTCGCTGATCGTCACCGACGATGGGACCGGTTTCGCGCGCAAGCGTCGCGCCGGCTACGGGCTCACCGGCATGCAGGCGCGCTGCGCCGCGTTCGGCGGCGGGCTCGACACGACGTCGGGCGCGGCCGGGCGCGGCACGCGCGTGACCGCGTACTTCGCATGGGACGCGCTGCTCGGCGCGCCCGCCGCGGCTCGTTTCGCGTCGCTGTCGTGA
- the rqpR gene encoding response regulator transcription factor RqpR (The RqpSR system (Regulating Quorum sensing and Pathogenicity Sensor kinase and Response regulator) co-occurs with and modulates the expression of cis-2-dodecenoic acid quorum-sensing systems.) produces the protein MGLNILLVDDHAIVRQGICQLLVDRGVAREVTEAENGADALAAVDRQTFDVILLDISLPDTNGIEVLKRLKRKLPRTPVLMFSMYREDQYAVRALKAGAAGYLSKTVNAAQMIGAIQQVAAGRKYVSPAMAEALAEYVSFENEPLPHEKLSDREYQTLCMLASGKRLTDIANTLSLSVKTVSVYRSRLLEKMRLSNNAELTFYVMSNRLVDMSPASGT, from the coding sequence ATGGGCCTGAACATCCTGCTCGTGGACGACCACGCGATCGTCCGGCAAGGGATCTGCCAGCTGCTCGTCGACCGGGGCGTCGCGCGCGAGGTCACCGAAGCGGAAAACGGCGCCGACGCGCTCGCCGCCGTCGACCGGCAGACGTTCGACGTGATCCTGCTCGACATCTCGCTGCCCGACACGAACGGCATCGAGGTGCTCAAGCGCCTGAAGCGCAAGCTGCCGCGCACGCCGGTGCTGATGTTCTCGATGTACCGCGAGGATCAGTACGCCGTGCGCGCGCTGAAGGCCGGCGCCGCCGGCTATCTGTCGAAGACGGTCAACGCCGCGCAGATGATCGGCGCGATCCAGCAGGTCGCCGCGGGCCGCAAGTACGTGAGCCCCGCGATGGCCGAAGCGCTCGCCGAATACGTGTCGTTCGAGAACGAGCCGCTGCCGCACGAAAAGCTGTCCGACCGCGAATATCAGACGCTCTGCATGCTGGCCTCGGGCAAGCGGCTGACCGACATCGCGAACACGCTGTCGCTGTCGGTGAAGACGGTCAGCGTGTACCGGTCGCGGCTGCTCGAGAAGATGCGGCTGTCGAACAACGCGGAACTGACGTTCTACGTGATGAGCAACCGGCTCGTCGACATGTCGCCCGCGTCGGGCACCTGA
- a CDS encoding amino acid permease, producing MSLFRKKNVDRMIAGAHAAGLKKALGAIDLTFLGIGAIIGTGIFVLTGTGAVQAGPALMLSFVIAAIACGLAALSYAEFASTIPVAGSIYTYSYATLGELVAWIIGWDLMLEYGLAASAVSVGWSGYLQSLLQGFGLTLPTVLTAAPGAVPGVVTWFNLPAFLVMIVITTLLSIGIRESTRINNVMVFIKVSVVLLVIAVGLFHVTPANWKPFMPHGWNGVFGAAAVMFFAFIGFDAVSSAAEEVKNPKRDLPIGIIASLAVCAVLYVTVAAVATGIVPSAQYASISHPISYALQVAGEKWVAGFIDLGAVLGMLTVILVMSYGQTRIIFAMSRDGLLPGTLSRVHPRYATPFLTTWLVGLFFGLIAALVPLNVLAELINIGTLAAFSMVSIAVLVLRRTHPHLPRAFRCPGVPVVPLLAVAACVFLMVNLQPVTWIAFGVWLVIGLAVYFLYSRHHSKLARGHAE from the coding sequence ATGTCTCTCTTTCGCAAGAAAAACGTCGATCGCATGATCGCCGGCGCGCACGCCGCCGGACTCAAGAAGGCGCTCGGCGCGATCGACCTGACCTTCCTCGGCATCGGCGCGATCATCGGCACCGGCATCTTCGTGCTGACCGGCACGGGCGCCGTGCAGGCCGGGCCCGCCCTGATGCTGTCGTTCGTGATCGCCGCGATCGCCTGCGGCCTCGCCGCGCTGTCGTACGCGGAGTTCGCGTCGACGATCCCGGTCGCCGGCTCGATCTACACGTATTCGTATGCGACGCTCGGCGAACTCGTCGCGTGGATCATCGGCTGGGACCTGATGCTCGAATACGGGCTCGCGGCATCGGCCGTATCGGTCGGCTGGTCGGGCTATCTGCAGTCGCTGCTGCAGGGCTTCGGGCTCACGCTGCCGACCGTGCTGACCGCCGCGCCGGGCGCGGTGCCCGGCGTCGTCACGTGGTTCAACCTGCCCGCGTTCCTCGTGATGATCGTGATCACGACGCTGCTGTCGATCGGGATCCGCGAATCGACGCGCATCAACAACGTGATGGTGTTCATCAAGGTGTCGGTCGTGCTGCTCGTAATCGCGGTCGGCCTGTTCCACGTGACGCCCGCGAACTGGAAGCCGTTCATGCCGCACGGCTGGAACGGCGTGTTCGGCGCGGCCGCCGTGATGTTCTTCGCGTTCATCGGCTTCGACGCGGTGTCGTCGGCGGCCGAGGAAGTGAAGAATCCGAAGCGCGACCTGCCGATCGGCATCATCGCGTCGCTCGCCGTTTGCGCGGTGCTCTACGTGACGGTCGCGGCAGTCGCGACCGGCATCGTGCCGTCCGCGCAGTACGCGAGCATCTCGCACCCGATCTCGTACGCGCTGCAGGTCGCCGGCGAGAAATGGGTCGCGGGCTTCATCGATCTCGGCGCAGTGCTCGGCATGCTGACCGTGATTCTCGTGATGAGCTACGGGCAGACGCGGATCATCTTCGCGATGTCGCGCGACGGGCTGCTCCCGGGCACGCTGTCGCGCGTGCATCCGCGCTACGCGACGCCGTTCCTGACAACCTGGCTCGTCGGCCTGTTCTTCGGACTGATCGCCGCGCTCGTGCCGCTGAACGTGCTCGCGGAGCTGATCAACATCGGCACGCTGGCCGCATTCTCGATGGTCTCGATCGCGGTGCTCGTGCTGCGCCGCACGCACCCGCACCTGCCGCGCGCGTTCCGCTGCCCGGGCGTGCCGGTGGTGCCGCTGCTCGCGGTGGCGGCGTGCGTGTTCCTGATGGTGAATCTGCAGCCGGTCACCTGGATCGCGTTCGGCGTGTGGCTCGTGATCGGTCTCGCCGTCTATTTCCTCTATTCGCGACACCATTCGAAGCTCGCCCGCGGCCACGCGGAGTGA
- a CDS encoding XdhC family protein: MESVDLDVLKSSARWLDEGRRVLLVTVVKTWGSSPRPEGAMLAVREDGLVVGSVSGGCIEDDLIARVHANGIARDARPEAVKYGVTAEEAHRFGLPCGGTIQLVLEPLTRDSGIAALCAEVEAGRLVTRTMTLATGRASLSPAQATDGLAFDGERLVTIHGPRYRMLVIGAGQLSRYLCQIAVGLDYQVTVCDPREEYTDGWDVPGTRIVRTMPDDTVLHMKLDARSAVIALTHDPKLDDLALMEALKTPAFYVGALGSRRNNAARRERLREFDLSEAELSRLHGPAGIYIGSRTPPEIAISILAEVTAAKNNVSLPTILQVEGAKAAREIAANGGATCGL; the protein is encoded by the coding sequence ATGGAAAGTGTGGATCTCGACGTGCTGAAATCGAGCGCGCGCTGGCTCGACGAAGGTCGCCGCGTGCTGCTCGTGACGGTCGTGAAGACCTGGGGCTCGTCGCCGCGCCCGGAAGGCGCGATGCTCGCGGTGCGCGAAGACGGGCTCGTGGTCGGCTCGGTGTCGGGCGGCTGCATCGAGGACGATCTCATCGCGCGCGTGCATGCGAACGGCATCGCGCGCGACGCGCGGCCGGAAGCGGTCAAGTACGGCGTGACGGCCGAAGAAGCGCACCGCTTCGGGCTGCCGTGCGGCGGCACGATCCAGCTCGTGCTCGAGCCGCTGACGCGCGACAGCGGAATCGCGGCGCTCTGCGCGGAGGTCGAGGCGGGCCGCCTCGTCACGCGCACGATGACGCTCGCGACGGGCCGCGCGTCGCTGTCGCCCGCGCAGGCGACCGACGGGCTCGCGTTCGACGGCGAGCGGCTCGTGACGATCCACGGCCCGCGCTACCGGATGCTCGTGATCGGCGCCGGGCAGCTGTCGCGCTATCTGTGCCAGATCGCGGTCGGGCTCGACTATCAGGTGACCGTCTGCGACCCGCGCGAAGAATACACGGACGGCTGGGACGTGCCCGGCACGCGCATCGTGCGCACGATGCCCGACGATACGGTGCTCCACATGAAGCTCGACGCGCGCTCGGCCGTGATCGCGCTCACGCACGATCCGAAGCTCGACGATCTCGCGCTGATGGAGGCGCTGAAGACGCCCGCGTTCTACGTCGGCGCGCTCGGCTCGCGGCGCAACAACGCGGCGCGCCGCGAGCGGCTGCGCGAATTCGATCTGAGCGAAGCGGAACTGAGCCGGCTGCACGGGCCGGCCGGCATCTACATCGGCAGCCGCACGCCGCCGGAAATCGCGATCTCGATTCTCGCCGAGGTCACGGCCGCGAAGAACAACGTGTCGCTGCCGACGATCCTGCAGGTCGAAGGCGCGAAAGCCGCGCGCGAGATCGCCGCGAACGGCGGCGCGACCTGCGGGCTCTGA
- a CDS encoding PepSY-associated TM helix domain-containing protein: MNAPETIDPLHADLPREGVAVLHPAARPLTDAELAARRSRSRRATFIKWLRKVHGWVGLWGAVLGLLFGVTGVLLNHRAPPLKIATGEPQVEQLQLALPDPAPKTPAAMTKWLQRELHFEGRPGRVRKEPAQPVAWGDRHVMQPEHWQMGLFGPRQNLQAEYWVGNGYVSVKRTGNTLLTTLNNLHRGVGMSIGWVLLMDTIAGSLILLSLTGVLLWTELNKRRTVGVVLVAGSVAAALAAGLA, translated from the coding sequence GTGAACGCGCCCGAAACGATCGATCCGCTCCACGCGGACTTGCCCCGCGAGGGCGTTGCCGTGCTGCACCCGGCCGCACGTCCGCTGACCGATGCCGAGCTGGCGGCACGCCGTTCGCGGTCGCGCCGCGCCACCTTCATCAAGTGGCTGCGCAAGGTGCACGGTTGGGTCGGGTTGTGGGGGGCGGTGCTCGGGCTGCTGTTCGGCGTGACGGGCGTGCTGCTCAATCATCGCGCGCCGCCGCTGAAGATCGCGACGGGCGAGCCGCAGGTCGAGCAGTTGCAGCTCGCGCTGCCGGACCCGGCGCCGAAGACGCCGGCCGCGATGACGAAGTGGCTGCAGCGCGAACTGCATTTCGAAGGCCGGCCGGGGCGCGTGCGCAAGGAGCCCGCGCAGCCGGTCGCGTGGGGCGACCGGCACGTGATGCAGCCGGAGCACTGGCAGATGGGCCTGTTCGGGCCGCGGCAGAACCTGCAGGCCGAATACTGGGTGGGCAACGGCTACGTGTCGGTGAAGCGCACGGGCAACACGTTGCTGACAACGCTGAACAACCTGCATCGCGGCGTCGGAATGAGCATCGGCTGGGTGCTGCTGATGGATACGATCGCCGGGTCGCTGATTCTGCTGTCGCTGACCGGCGTGCTGCTCTGGACCGAGCTGAACAAGCGGCGCACCGTCGGCGTCGTGCTGGTCGCCGGCTCGGTGGCCGCGGCGCTCGCCGCCGGCCTCGCGTGA
- a CDS encoding EscU/YscU/HrcU family type III secretion system export apparatus switch protein, with protein sequence MTTPHRKRAAALVYDPKGGDTAPRVLAKGYGALAEMIVARAKEAGLYVHTAPEMVSLLMQVDLDDRIPPQLYQAVADLLAWLYALDRTDAPADAAAPRFPLPPLR encoded by the coding sequence ATGACGACGCCGCACCGCAAGCGCGCCGCGGCGCTCGTCTACGATCCGAAGGGCGGCGATACGGCACCGCGCGTCCTCGCGAAGGGCTATGGCGCGCTCGCGGAGATGATCGTCGCGCGCGCGAAGGAGGCCGGGCTCTACGTGCATACGGCGCCCGAGATGGTGTCGCTGCTGATGCAGGTCGATCTCGACGACCGGATCCCGCCGCAGCTCTATCAAGCCGTCGCGGACCTGCTCGCGTGGCTCTATGCGCTCGATCGCACGGATGCGCCGGCCGACGCCGCCGCGCCGCGTTTTCCGTTGCCGCCGCTGCGCTGA
- a CDS encoding flagellar hook-length control protein FliK: MTGIDSVAAALLASRLDSLLTGGVASAAAGGAAAQVGTPGAGVAPSSEASGALPQPPAASTQTALSDVARVLDAIARTGGDATPAVVGRMPLVPDPAALFAAAADDAAGQSGHATAAAASGPAPGAAAATAAATAAATAADAAPPSLAGALRAALAQAVGESGLFYESHLAQWFAGQRPLATLLREPQARIASAQTSADPDAAPDDDALDVLLTPRLSLPSARAAVQPGAAASGAAASGGARPDGSAPEPMPGAQPHPPLARAAADATDPLHELADWRASVARPADAAAPSDAAPPTPVHPAAVPVVRQQLDTLATDQFRWTGEAWPGVRVDWTIEPDEPGGRAPRSGDDAGDGIAWRTRLTLTLPTLGTVDAELQLNGAQLVARLRANQAGAARLAQHEPALRRRFEGSGLQLGGLSIRAVDEQPEPFDAFAAQAAASAYAQAAAGSAAVPVPPVPPDDGALR, from the coding sequence ATGACCGGTATCGACTCCGTTGCGGCCGCGCTGCTCGCGAGCCGTCTCGACAGCCTGCTGACCGGCGGCGTAGCGTCGGCGGCCGCCGGCGGCGCCGCGGCGCAGGTCGGCACGCCGGGCGCCGGCGTCGCGCCGTCGTCCGAGGCGAGCGGCGCGCTGCCGCAGCCGCCCGCGGCCTCCACGCAGACCGCGCTGTCCGATGTCGCGCGCGTGCTCGATGCGATCGCGCGCACGGGCGGCGATGCCACGCCTGCCGTCGTCGGGCGCATGCCGCTCGTACCCGATCCGGCCGCGCTGTTCGCCGCGGCGGCGGATGACGCCGCCGGGCAGTCCGGGCATGCGACCGCAGCGGCCGCTTCGGGCCCCGCGCCGGGCGCTGCCGCCGCCACTGCCGCCGCCACTGCCGCCGCCACTGCCGCCGACGCCGCGCCGCCGTCGCTTGCCGGCGCCTTGCGGGCGGCGCTCGCGCAGGCGGTCGGCGAAAGCGGTCTCTTCTACGAATCCCATCTCGCGCAGTGGTTCGCCGGCCAGCGACCGCTCGCGACGCTGCTGCGCGAGCCGCAGGCGCGCATCGCGAGCGCGCAGACGTCGGCCGATCCGGACGCCGCGCCGGACGACGATGCGCTCGATGTCTTGCTCACGCCACGCCTGTCGCTGCCGTCCGCGCGCGCGGCGGTTCAGCCGGGCGCCGCTGCGTCGGGCGCCGCTGCGTCCGGCGGCGCGCGGCCGGACGGCTCCGCCCCGGAACCGATGCCGGGCGCTCAGCCGCATCCGCCGCTCGCGCGCGCGGCGGCGGACGCAACCGATCCGCTGCACGAACTCGCCGACTGGCGCGCGTCGGTCGCGCGCCCGGCCGACGCCGCAGCGCCGTCCGACGCGGCGCCGCCGACGCCCGTGCATCCGGCGGCCGTGCCGGTCGTCCGGCAGCAGCTCGACACGCTCGCGACCGACCAGTTTCGCTGGACCGGCGAAGCGTGGCCGGGCGTGCGCGTCGACTGGACGATCGAGCCCGACGAGCCGGGCGGGCGCGCGCCGCGCAGCGGCGACGACGCGGGCGACGGCATCGCGTGGCGCACGCGGCTCACGCTGACGCTGCCGACGCTCGGCACGGTCGACGCCGAACTGCAGCTGAACGGCGCGCAGCTCGTCGCGCGACTGCGCGCGAACCAGGCGGGCGCCGCGCGGCTCGCGCAGCACGAACCTGCGCTGCGGCGGCGGTTCGAGGGATCGGGGCTGCAGCTCGGCGGGCTGTCGATTCGCGCGGTCGACGAGCAGCCCGAGCCGTTCGACGCGTTTGCCGCGCAGGCGGCCGCGAGCGCCTATGCGCAGGCGGCGGCCGGAAGCGCTGCGGTGCCGGTACCGCCGGTGCCGCCCGACGACGGAGCCTTGCGATGA
- a CDS encoding flagellar protein FliT — MNRKADYFARYEALAAVSGRMLRAARGADWHALSGLQDEYLRLVDALKEAERDIALDESELGRKLALIRRILADDAAIRDLASPEVARLSALFETRRSTKVLTELYRTRG, encoded by the coding sequence ATGAATCGCAAGGCCGACTACTTCGCACGCTACGAGGCGCTCGCGGCCGTGTCGGGCCGGATGCTGCGCGCGGCGCGCGGCGCCGACTGGCATGCGCTGTCGGGGCTGCAGGACGAGTATCTGCGGCTCGTCGATGCGCTGAAGGAGGCCGAGCGGGACATCGCGCTCGACGAATCGGAACTGGGCCGCAAGCTCGCGCTGATCCGCCGGATCCTCGCGGACGACGCGGCGATCCGCGATCTCGCGAGCCCCGAAGTCGCGCGGCTGTCCGCGTTGTTCGAGACGCGGCGTTCGACCAAGGTATTGACCGAGCTCTACCGCACGCGCGGCTAG
- the fliS gene encoding flagellar export chaperone FliS, with product MFSPGHAGANAYARVGVETGVMGASPHRLIAMLYQGARQAVALARMHLQQGNVPARGDAIGKAIRIVESGLQAALNREAGGEIAARLDALYAYIGRRLLEANAQASDAMLVEVDGLLATLEEAWTGIGPEVARMAAQQTGDMPR from the coding sequence ATGTTTTCCCCAGGACACGCTGGAGCCAATGCCTACGCGCGTGTCGGCGTCGAGACCGGGGTGATGGGCGCCTCCCCGCACCGGCTGATCGCGATGCTCTATCAGGGCGCGCGCCAGGCCGTCGCGCTCGCGCGCATGCATCTGCAGCAGGGCAACGTGCCGGCGCGCGGCGACGCGATCGGCAAGGCGATCCGCATCGTCGAAAGCGGCCTGCAGGCCGCGCTGAACCGCGAGGCGGGCGGCGAGATCGCCGCGCGCCTCGACGCGCTGTACGCGTATATCGGCCGGCGGCTGCTCGAAGCGAATGCGCAGGCGAGCGACGCGATGCTGGTCGAGGTCGACGGACTACTCGCGACGCTCGAGGAAGCATGGACCGGCATCGGCCCCGAAGTCGCGCGGATGGCCGCGCAGCAGACGGGCGATATGCCGAGATGA
- the fliE gene encoding flagellar hook-basal body complex protein FliE encodes MTANVSGIGSVLQQMQAMAAQASGGVASPAAALAGSGAATAGTFASAMKASLDKISGDQQRALGEAQAFEVGAANVSLNDVMVDMQKANIGFQFGLQVRNKLVSAYNDIMQMSV; translated from the coding sequence ATGACTGCGAACGTCAGCGGAATCGGTTCGGTGTTGCAACAGATGCAGGCGATGGCCGCGCAGGCGTCGGGCGGCGTCGCGAGCCCGGCGGCCGCGCTCGCCGGCTCGGGCGCGGCGACGGCCGGCACGTTTGCGAGCGCGATGAAGGCCTCGCTCGACAAGATCAGCGGCGACCAGCAGCGCGCGCTCGGCGAAGCGCAGGCATTCGAGGTCGGCGCGGCGAACGTGTCGCTGAACGACGTGATGGTCGACATGCAGAAGGCCAATATCGGTTTCCAGTTCGGGCTGCAGGTCCGCAACAAGCTCGTGAGCGCTTACAACGACATCATGCAGATGTCGGTGTGA
- the fliF gene encoding flagellar basal-body MS-ring/collar protein FliF has protein sequence MDSQANSLINPDARAGLASPVPGAAAAAALPGAGGAGADFGLGGFAERIPGIARMKGNPKLPFLIAVAFAVAVVTALVLWSRAPDYRVLYSNLSDRDGGAIIAALQQANVPYKFADAGGAILVPAAQVHETRLKLAALGLPKGGAVGFELMDNQKFGISQFAEQVNYQRALEGELQRTIESINAVRGARVHLAIPKPSVFVRDREAPSASVFVDLYPGRVLDEGQVQAITRMVSSGVPDMPAKNVTIVDQDGNLLTQPASATGLDASQLKYVQQVERNTQKRIDAILAPIFGAGNARSQVSADIDFSKLEQTSESYGPNGSPQQAAIRSQQTSTSTELAQSGASGVPGALSNTPPQPASAPIVAGNGANAPQTTPVSDRKDQTTNYELDKTIRHVEQPMGTVKRLSVAVVVNYQPVADAKGHVTMQPLPPAKLAQIEQLVKDAMGYDAKRGDSVNVMNSAFSTATDPNADLPWWRQPDMIALAKEAAKWLGIAAAAAALYFMFVRPAMRRAFPPPEPPAPALALPGEPVVLDGLPAPEPESESDTALLAFENEKNRYERNLDYARTIARQDPKIVATVVKNWVSDER, from the coding sequence ATGGATTCGCAGGCCAATTCGCTGATCAATCCCGATGCCCGCGCGGGCCTCGCCAGCCCGGTGCCCGGCGCCGCCGCGGCCGCCGCGCTGCCGGGCGCGGGCGGCGCGGGCGCGGATTTCGGGCTCGGCGGCTTCGCGGAACGCATTCCGGGCATCGCGCGGATGAAGGGCAATCCGAAGCTGCCGTTCCTGATCGCCGTCGCGTTCGCGGTCGCGGTCGTCACGGCGCTCGTGCTGTGGAGCCGGGCGCCCGACTATCGCGTGCTGTACAGCAACCTGTCCGACCGCGACGGCGGCGCGATCATCGCCGCGCTGCAGCAGGCCAACGTGCCCTACAAGTTCGCCGACGCCGGCGGCGCGATCCTCGTGCCGGCGGCCCAGGTGCACGAAACGCGGCTCAAGCTCGCGGCGCTGGGGCTGCCGAAGGGCGGCGCGGTCGGCTTCGAGCTGATGGACAACCAGAAGTTCGGGATCAGCCAGTTCGCCGAACAGGTCAATTACCAGCGCGCGCTCGAAGGCGAGCTGCAGCGCACGATCGAGTCGATCAACGCCGTGCGCGGCGCGCGCGTGCATCTCGCGATTCCGAAGCCGTCCGTCTTCGTCCGCGATCGCGAGGCGCCGAGCGCGTCGGTGTTCGTCGATCTGTACCCGGGCCGCGTGCTCGACGAAGGCCAGGTGCAGGCGATCACCCGGATGGTGTCGTCCGGCGTGCCCGACATGCCGGCGAAGAACGTCACGATCGTCGACCAGGACGGCAATCTGCTCACGCAGCCGGCGTCGGCAACCGGCCTCGACGCGAGCCAGCTGAAATACGTGCAGCAAGTCGAGCGCAACACGCAGAAGCGCATCGACGCGATCCTCGCCCCGATCTTCGGCGCCGGCAACGCGCGCTCGCAGGTCAGCGCCGACATCGACTTCTCGAAGCTCGAACAGACGTCCGAAAGCTATGGGCCGAACGGTTCGCCGCAGCAGGCGGCGATCCGCAGCCAGCAGACCAGCACCTCGACCGAGCTCGCGCAAAGCGGCGCGTCGGGCGTGCCGGGCGCGCTGTCGAACACGCCGCCGCAGCCGGCTTCCGCGCCGATCGTCGCCGGCAACGGCGCGAACGCACCGCAGACGACGCCGGTCAGCGACCGCAAGGACCAGACGACCAACTACGAGCTCGACAAGACGATCCGCCACGTCGAGCAGCCGATGGGCACCGTGAAGCGGCTGTCGGTCGCCGTCGTCGTCAACTATCAGCCGGTCGCCGACGCGAAGGGCCACGTGACGATGCAGCCGCTGCCGCCCGCGAAGCTCGCGCAGATCGAGCAGCTCGTGAAGGACGCGATGGGCTACGACGCGAAGCGCGGCGACTCGGTGAACGTGATGAACAGCGCGTTCTCGACCGCGACCGATCCGAACGCCGACCTGCCGTGGTGGCGCCAGCCCGACATGATCGCGCTCGCGAAGGAAGCGGCGAAGTGGCTCGGCATTGCGGCAGCCGCGGCGGCGCTCTACTTCATGTTCGTGCGGCCGGCGATGCGCCGCGCGTTCCCGCCGCCCGAGCCGCCGGCGCCGGCGCTCGCGCTGCCGGGCGAGCCGGTCGTGCTCGACGGGCTGCCGGCGCCCGAGCCGGAAAGCGAGTCCGATACGGCGCTGCTCGCCTTCGAAAACGAGAAGAACCGCTACGAACGCAACCTCGACTACGCGCGCACGATCGCCCGCCAGGATCCGAAGATCGTTGCGACCGTCGTGAAGAACTGGGTGTCCGATGAACGCTGA